In Dolichospermum flos-aquae CCAP 1403/13F, the following proteins share a genomic window:
- a CDS encoding M48 family metallopeptidase, whose product MTKKILTGLTSQTYEHPFDRKALASLQNMPGLSPLLKKVNEYGIDRLLRLQSIASEIRVTPRNFPQLYQPLLEACQILDVTTIPELYLFRGTGHIRTYIIGVEKPIVGINIEAMEWLNYDELLFIFGYEIARIKSQHMIYHQMSIVMPVLKIWISSTTLGLGGLIASGVELALYNWVMMAKFTADRAGLLACQDIDVATTALMKLAGLPEEYLTPHVIEDFLIQSREFAANSVDGLDQVTKILSYSDSNLSWLVMRTGELLKWVDSGEYNHVLQGENVNTSKGEEEGDEKEGWNFLTSW is encoded by the coding sequence ATGACCAAAAAAATATTAACTGGACTTACTTCACAAACTTACGAACACCCATTTGATCGAAAAGCCTTAGCTTCTTTGCAAAATATGCCTGGTCTTTCTCCTTTGCTCAAAAAAGTCAACGAATATGGTATTGATCGTTTACTGAGATTGCAAAGTATTGCTAGTGAAATCAGAGTCACACCCCGGAATTTTCCCCAATTGTATCAACCATTGTTAGAAGCTTGCCAAATTCTTGATGTGACAACTATTCCTGAATTGTATTTATTTCGAGGGACAGGACATATTAGAACCTATATTATTGGGGTAGAAAAACCCATTGTTGGTATTAATATAGAAGCAATGGAATGGTTAAATTATGATGAATTGCTGTTTATTTTTGGATACGAAATTGCTCGCATTAAAAGTCAGCACATGATTTATCATCAAATGTCAATTGTGATGCCAGTATTAAAGATATGGATCAGCAGTACCACATTAGGGTTAGGAGGATTGATAGCTAGTGGTGTAGAATTAGCATTATATAATTGGGTAATGATGGCAAAGTTCACTGCTGACCGGGCTGGTTTATTAGCTTGTCAGGATATTGATGTGGCAACGACCGCACTGATGAAACTTGCAGGTTTACCAGAAGAGTATTTAACTCCTCATGTGATCGAAGATTTCCTCATTCAATCCCGCGAATTTGCTGCTAATAGTGTTGATGGTTTAGATCAAGTTACGAAAATATTAAGTTATTCAGATTCTAATCTTTCTTGGTTAGTGATGCGGACAGGGGAATTATTAAAATGGGTTGATTCAGGAGAATACAATCATGTACTTCAAGGAGAAAATGTCAACACTTCAAAAGGAGAAGAGGAAGGAGACGAAAAAGAAGGATGGAATTTTTTGACTTCTTGGTAA